A window of the Tessaracoccus sp. MC1865 genome harbors these coding sequences:
- a CDS encoding AarF/ABC1/UbiB kinase family protein, whose product MAMITRLGTLLVRHMGAFSTQSSEIPGDSPDGNKTAEDARNFTRSLEEMGPTFIKFGQLLSTRRDLLPAVYTDELSRLQDDVEVVPVEQIRARIEESLGASLNAMFSEFDDVPIAAASLAQVHRAVTKSGRDVVVKVLRPGVRDRVRNDLDSLAGLADFADHNTPVGPRLGAARMLAQFRRSMADELDYRKEAANLRLFADLAEDERDLVVPTPIDDYSTDEVLTLELMPGKKITDVGKIELLDVDGPALAGSLFHFMLKAMLVDGILHADPHPGNLFLTPDHRIAILDVGMVVRLPARVRASLVKLLVAIGDADGEAAAMVLAGMGHPLEDYDAAAFRDSVTHLVSTTLAMGPDLQAGTVLMELARLSGEHGLRPPAEMTMVAKSLLNLDQATQHLDPGFTPIEAIRANVSTILRAGFSPSAGQTLLSGLEGKEFIERLPRRANRILDSLAEGELSFNINAVDEDRLHMVLHQVANRLSVALILAAITVAAALLMVADVGPPLLGYPALGAIFFLIAAIGGLVMVVGILFEDRPPVRRVKRRDRRRKLYDDAP is encoded by the coding sequence ATGGCCATGATCACCAGGTTGGGCACGCTGCTGGTGCGCCACATGGGCGCCTTCAGCACGCAGAGCTCAGAGATCCCGGGTGACTCGCCGGACGGCAACAAGACGGCAGAGGACGCGCGCAACTTCACGCGGTCACTCGAGGAGATGGGCCCCACCTTCATCAAGTTCGGGCAACTCCTCTCCACGCGGCGCGACCTGCTGCCCGCCGTCTACACCGACGAGCTCAGCCGGCTGCAGGACGACGTCGAAGTCGTGCCCGTCGAACAGATCCGCGCGCGCATCGAAGAGTCGCTGGGCGCCTCCCTGAACGCGATGTTCTCGGAGTTCGACGACGTGCCGATCGCCGCGGCCTCCCTCGCGCAGGTGCACCGCGCGGTGACGAAGTCCGGCCGCGACGTCGTCGTGAAGGTGTTGCGCCCCGGCGTGCGCGACCGGGTGCGCAACGACCTCGATTCGCTCGCAGGCCTGGCAGATTTCGCGGACCACAACACACCCGTCGGCCCCCGCCTCGGTGCCGCGCGGATGCTGGCGCAGTTCCGGCGCTCCATGGCCGACGAACTGGACTACCGCAAGGAGGCGGCGAACCTGCGCCTGTTCGCGGACCTCGCCGAGGACGAGCGCGACCTCGTGGTGCCCACCCCCATCGACGACTACTCCACAGACGAGGTGCTCACGCTCGAGTTGATGCCCGGGAAGAAGATCACCGACGTCGGCAAGATCGAACTGCTCGACGTCGACGGCCCGGCTCTGGCGGGTTCGCTGTTCCACTTCATGCTGAAGGCCATGCTGGTGGACGGCATCCTCCACGCGGACCCCCACCCCGGCAACCTGTTCCTCACGCCGGACCACCGCATCGCCATCCTCGACGTGGGCATGGTGGTGCGCCTGCCCGCGCGGGTCCGGGCGTCGCTGGTGAAGCTGCTCGTGGCCATCGGCGACGCCGACGGCGAGGCCGCGGCCATGGTGCTGGCCGGGATGGGCCACCCGCTGGAGGACTACGACGCGGCGGCCTTCCGTGACTCCGTCACCCACCTCGTGTCCACCACGCTCGCCATGGGTCCGGATCTCCAGGCGGGCACCGTGCTGATGGAACTGGCCCGGCTCTCCGGGGAACACGGCCTCCGTCCTCCTGCCGAGATGACGATGGTGGCCAAATCGCTGCTGAACCTGGATCAGGCGACGCAGCACCTGGATCCCGGCTTCACGCCCATCGAGGCCATCCGGGCCAACGTCTCCACCATCCTCCGCGCCGGCTTCAGCCCGAGCGCCGGCCAGACGCTGCTGAGCGGGCTGGAGGGCAAGGAGTTCATCGAACGGCTCCCCCGCCGCGCGAACCGCATCCTCGACTCCCTCGCCGAGGGCGAGTTGAGCTTCAACATCAACGCCGTCGACGAGGATCGGCTCCACATGGTGCTGCACCAGGTGGCGAACCGGCTGTCGGTCGCGCTGATCCTGGCCGCGATCACGGTGGCGGCCGCCCTGCTGATGGTCGCCGACGTCGGGCCCCCCCTACTGGGCTACCCCGCGCTGGGCGCGATCTTCTTCCTCATCGCCGCCATCGGGGGCCTCGTCATGGTGGTCGGGATCCTCTTCGAGGACCGGCCCCCGGTCCGACGCGTCAAGCGCCGTGACAGGCGCCGCAAGCTGTACGACGACGCCCCGTAG
- a CDS encoding HEAT repeat domain-containing protein, whose product MTRNAQTLINQLDSPVGTDRRMAALALGSIKDPAVVPALLAHLKTETDGRVREDLTWAVVQHADEANDEILAMLQSDSEHVRFTGAHVVSKVGNPEHFEHVRGLVADPHKDVALKAYRAAANTGGHLAAGDLAARLGDGDDWQRDALSDAFRKLGQGGVAALVARLTDESTAVREHAAEALGYVGGPEADGAAEALEQATADEDADVRLAAVSALGQLGYASDEALARVAEGDDRSLAAVAGRFLEERVHNPS is encoded by the coding sequence ATGACACGAAATGCCCAGACCCTCATCAACCAGCTCGATTCCCCCGTTGGCACCGACCGTCGCATGGCCGCGCTGGCTCTCGGGTCCATCAAGGACCCGGCCGTCGTCCCGGCGCTGCTGGCGCACCTGAAGACGGAGACCGACGGACGCGTGCGGGAGGACCTCACGTGGGCCGTGGTGCAGCACGCCGATGAGGCTAACGACGAGATCCTCGCCATGCTGCAGAGCGACTCCGAGCACGTCCGTTTCACCGGGGCCCACGTGGTGAGCAAGGTGGGCAACCCGGAGCACTTCGAGCACGTCCGTGGGCTGGTGGCGGACCCGCACAAGGACGTCGCGCTCAAGGCGTACCGGGCCGCTGCCAACACGGGCGGCCATTTGGCCGCCGGTGACCTGGCCGCCCGCTTGGGCGACGGCGACGACTGGCAACGCGACGCGCTGAGTGACGCCTTCCGCAAGCTCGGCCAGGGCGGTGTGGCCGCACTGGTGGCACGGCTGACCGACGAGTCGACGGCCGTTCGGGAGCACGCCGCCGAGGCGCTCGGCTACGTCGGCGGACCCGAGGCGGACGGTGCGGCTGAGGCGCTGGAGCAGGCCACGGCCGACGAGGACGCCGATGTGCGGCTCGCCGCCGTCTCCGCGCTCGGGCAACTGGGCTACGCCTCTGACGAAGCCTTGGCCCGCGTGGCTGAGGGTGACGACCGCTCGCTCGCGGCCGTCGCGGGTCGGTTCCTCGAGGAGCGGGTGCACAACCCCTCCTGA
- a CDS encoding dTDP-4-dehydrorhamnose 3,5-epimerase family protein yields MKTTTSIPGLLVLHLNVQYNDDGWFKENWHRASFGAAGLPDFGPVQQNVTHTVDRGVTRGFHAEPWDRLITLTSGRAMGAWVDLRPGESFGRTFYCDLDTSVAVFVPRGVANAHQVLEDGTTFSYLLEHHWTPDARKQSATANLFDPALNIPWPISRDRALVAQRDASLPLLQDAPPMPPRRTLVVGTDTSLGRALARQLPQAVGLPSSAFDAGAAPIDLWAFDTIIGAAGRLPTGLPDQFEREETWSSAAVRAHRLAEIARTHRLRYVHLSADGALQGPGPEHGETDALDLGHPHGQALAAGELIAATVPRHLIIRTGWVMDPDEGFLRDMTARARHHQPVTVLGDYFGRLTFTDSLAAGIIHLVRTGAAPGVYNLTGDGRSVSWAQAAQRVFQIVGADPALVHSSAVADAPSPALLRLDKIKATGFRPDNAWLGLIDKVPGAKPAPLPATPAAGTAATRMPGRPYTVMFVCTANICRSAYADVVARARRVPGLRFLSAGIQALVGHEIDPPMAARVVDGDSSTHRARQLTRAMLEEADLVVAMAADHRRYILDSWPALGRKVFVIGHIARELASLPESATLAGVTEHLWRHRTSDTSDDVPDPYGRGDAAARSAADSIDAHLDIILGALTELAGRD; encoded by the coding sequence GTGAAGACCACCACCTCCATCCCGGGGCTGTTGGTACTGCACCTGAACGTGCAGTACAACGACGACGGGTGGTTCAAGGAGAACTGGCACCGGGCGTCCTTCGGTGCGGCCGGGTTGCCGGATTTCGGGCCGGTGCAGCAGAACGTCACGCACACCGTGGACCGCGGCGTCACGCGCGGCTTCCACGCCGAGCCATGGGACAGGCTCATCACGCTCACCAGCGGACGCGCCATGGGCGCCTGGGTGGATCTCCGGCCCGGCGAGTCCTTCGGCCGCACCTTCTACTGTGACCTGGACACCTCGGTGGCCGTGTTCGTGCCGCGCGGGGTGGCCAACGCCCACCAGGTCCTGGAGGACGGCACCACGTTCTCCTACCTGTTGGAGCACCACTGGACCCCCGATGCGCGCAAGCAGTCCGCCACCGCGAACCTCTTCGACCCGGCGCTGAACATCCCGTGGCCGATCTCACGGGACCGCGCGCTCGTCGCCCAGCGCGACGCGTCGCTGCCGCTACTGCAGGACGCCCCGCCGATGCCCCCACGACGCACGCTGGTCGTCGGCACCGACACCTCGTTGGGCAGGGCCCTGGCCCGCCAACTCCCTCAAGCCGTGGGCCTGCCCTCCTCCGCCTTCGATGCTGGAGCTGCCCCCATCGACCTCTGGGCGTTCGACACCATCATCGGGGCAGCCGGCAGACTCCCCACCGGGCTCCCGGACCAGTTCGAGCGCGAAGAGACGTGGTCGTCCGCCGCCGTCCGGGCACACCGGCTCGCGGAGATCGCCCGCACGCACCGGCTGCGCTACGTACACCTCTCGGCCGACGGGGCACTGCAAGGCCCGGGTCCCGAGCACGGTGAAACCGACGCGCTGGACCTCGGTCATCCGCACGGGCAGGCGCTGGCGGCCGGCGAACTGATCGCCGCGACGGTCCCCCGCCACCTGATCATCCGGACCGGCTGGGTGATGGACCCGGATGAGGGGTTCCTCCGCGACATGACCGCCCGGGCCCGGCACCACCAGCCCGTCACCGTGCTGGGAGATTACTTCGGCCGGTTGACCTTCACGGACAGCCTCGCGGCGGGAATCATCCACCTCGTCCGGACGGGGGCCGCTCCCGGCGTCTACAACCTGACCGGTGACGGCCGGTCGGTGAGCTGGGCGCAGGCGGCGCAGCGGGTGTTCCAGATCGTCGGCGCAGATCCGGCTCTGGTGCACAGTTCGGCTGTTGCCGATGCCCCATCCCCCGCCCTGCTGCGGCTCGACAAGATCAAGGCCACCGGCTTCAGACCGGACAACGCGTGGCTGGGCCTCATCGACAAGGTGCCCGGGGCCAAGCCCGCACCGCTGCCGGCCACCCCGGCGGCCGGTACCGCAGCGACAAGAATGCCTGGCAGGCCCTACACGGTCATGTTCGTCTGCACGGCCAACATCTGCCGCTCGGCCTATGCAGATGTCGTCGCCCGGGCGCGCAGGGTGCCGGGTCTCCGCTTCCTCTCGGCAGGGATCCAGGCCCTCGTCGGTCACGAGATCGACCCACCCATGGCGGCACGTGTCGTGGACGGCGACTCCTCCACCCACCGGGCCCGGCAACTGACCCGGGCCATGCTCGAAGAGGCGGACCTGGTGGTCGCCATGGCCGCAGACCACCGCCGCTACATCCTCGACAGCTGGCCGGCGCTCGGCCGCAAGGTGTTCGTCATCGGGCACATCGCCCGCGAACTCGCGTCCCTGCCGGAGTCGGCCACGCTCGCGGGCGTCACGGAGCATCTCTGGAGGCACCGCACCTCGGACACCTCTGACGACGTGCCGGACCCGTACGGCCGCGGCGACGCAGCCGCCAGGTCGGCAGCCGACAGCATCGACGCCCACCTCGACATCATCCTCGGGGCTCTTACGGAGCTGGCCGGCCGTGACTGA
- the disA gene encoding DNA integrity scanning diadenylate cyclase DisA, whose translation MPRSAIRRYLRLLAPGTQLRGGLDRILLGRTGALIVLGNNTRVQQVCSGGFQLGVDCTEQNLRELAKLDGAIILSNDLSRIVAAGVHLVPEGDLPTAETGTRHRSADRTAQSAGVPVVTVSASMSTVSLFLGGRRHPVETVPQVISRANQTLATLSRVVTRLTDQMEQFTLLEIGEQVTLRDLTHVAHRLELTRRLSTEMQFHVDILGVEGRMVALQHTELASHFEGVADLLTEDYAHNLSDPSEFDLLALHNFSPEELFSGGLVAERLGFGANANLEQSLETRGVRLLSRVGRLPAPMVSKLVGRYTLQEMFGASVSQLMEIDGIGPRRARQIRDALLRITESSGS comes from the coding sequence GTGCCAAGGTCCGCCATCCGCCGCTATCTGCGGTTGCTCGCGCCGGGCACCCAGCTGCGCGGGGGCCTGGATCGCATCCTGCTCGGCCGCACCGGCGCCCTCATCGTGCTCGGCAACAACACGAGGGTCCAGCAGGTGTGCTCGGGCGGCTTCCAACTCGGCGTCGACTGCACCGAGCAGAATCTCCGCGAACTCGCGAAGCTCGACGGGGCGATCATCCTCTCCAACGACCTCAGCCGCATCGTGGCCGCCGGCGTGCACCTCGTGCCGGAGGGCGATCTTCCCACGGCCGAGACGGGCACCAGGCACCGGTCGGCGGACCGCACGGCCCAGTCTGCCGGCGTGCCGGTGGTCACCGTATCGGCCTCTATGAGCACCGTCTCCCTCTTCCTGGGGGGCCGGCGCCATCCCGTCGAGACCGTGCCCCAGGTGATCAGCCGGGCGAACCAGACGCTGGCCACTCTGTCGCGCGTCGTCACGCGGCTCACAGACCAGATGGAGCAGTTCACGCTGCTCGAGATCGGCGAGCAGGTCACCCTGCGCGACCTCACCCACGTCGCGCACCGCCTGGAACTCACCCGCAGGTTGTCCACGGAGATGCAGTTCCATGTGGACATCCTCGGGGTCGAGGGGAGGATGGTCGCGCTGCAGCACACGGAACTGGCCAGCCACTTCGAGGGGGTCGCGGATCTGCTGACGGAGGACTACGCGCACAACCTGTCGGACCCCTCGGAATTCGACCTGCTGGCCCTGCACAACTTCTCTCCCGAGGAACTCTTCAGCGGCGGCCTGGTGGCGGAGCGGCTGGGGTTCGGGGCGAACGCCAACCTGGAACAGAGCCTGGAGACGCGCGGCGTGCGACTCCTCTCCCGGGTGGGCCGGTTACCGGCGCCGATGGTGTCGAAGCTGGTGGGCAGGTACACCCTGCAGGAGATGTTCGGCGCCTCCGTGTCGCAGTTGATGGAGATCGACGGGATCGGCCCGCGCCGTGCGCGCCAGATCCGCGACGCCCTGCTGCGGATCACGGAATCCAGCGGTTCCTGA
- a CDS encoding HEAT repeat domain-containing protein, which translates to MTEWLRIGEVSRLTGLTHRTLRHYDELGLLVPSGRSYADYRLYSPEDMERLLAVQHLKSLGLSLDEVRQVLDDPGTDAAELIGRHIVAVEARIGEEQERLARLQRLRAAAQTGWDDVLDVLSLGEQLQHEDPSVRFRAALTEQGAAAVEDLVERLRSDPEPGVREAATWALVHRGAVVMNAIASLGDGDERARRSLAHVLGKLRDPMGIATLGELAHDDSEEVAAKAAFGLGQVGGEAAAKLLVPLLCDERGAVREEASRSLGRIPEAGWLLRDAAADASAVARLHAMEALAGHSDPADVPVLIAALHDADPEVRLAALLALGERPEPEAAAAIRAEASSTDDRTRLVARRLLRSS; encoded by the coding sequence GTGACTGAGTGGCTCCGCATCGGCGAGGTGTCCCGCCTCACCGGCCTCACGCACCGCACGTTGCGGCACTACGACGAACTCGGCCTGCTGGTGCCAAGCGGCCGTTCGTACGCTGATTACCGGCTCTACTCGCCGGAAGACATGGAGCGGCTGCTGGCAGTCCAACACCTCAAGTCACTGGGCCTCAGCCTGGACGAGGTGCGGCAGGTGCTGGACGACCCGGGAACGGACGCGGCTGAACTGATCGGCCGGCACATCGTGGCCGTCGAGGCGCGCATCGGCGAGGAGCAGGAACGGCTGGCCCGGCTCCAACGGCTGCGGGCAGCCGCGCAGACCGGGTGGGACGACGTGCTCGACGTGCTGTCGCTGGGCGAACAACTCCAGCACGAGGACCCCAGTGTGCGGTTCCGGGCCGCGCTCACCGAGCAGGGGGCGGCCGCCGTCGAAGACCTCGTGGAGAGGCTGCGCTCAGATCCGGAGCCGGGCGTCCGGGAAGCGGCCACCTGGGCGTTGGTGCACCGCGGCGCCGTCGTGATGAACGCCATCGCGTCGCTCGGGGACGGCGACGAGCGGGCACGCCGGTCACTGGCACACGTCCTGGGCAAACTCCGCGACCCGATGGGGATCGCCACGCTGGGAGAGCTCGCGCACGACGACTCCGAGGAGGTCGCCGCCAAGGCTGCGTTCGGGCTGGGGCAGGTCGGTGGCGAGGCCGCAGCGAAGCTGTTGGTGCCGCTGCTCTGCGACGAGCGCGGCGCGGTGCGTGAGGAGGCGTCCCGGAGCCTCGGGCGCATCCCCGAAGCAGGCTGGTTGCTCAGGGACGCAGCCGCGGACGCGTCGGCCGTCGCGCGGTTGCACGCCATGGAGGCCCTCGCAGGTCACTCGGATCCGGCCGACGTGCCGGTGCTCATCGCCGCGCTGCACGACGCGGACCCCGAGGTGCGCCTGGCCGCCCTACTGGCGCTGGGCGAACGACCCGAACCGGAGGCGGCCGCCGCCATCCGCGCGGAGGCCTCGTCGACAGACGATCGCACCCGGTTGGTGGCGCGGCGGTTGCTCCGGTCGTCCTAG